One Salinimonas marina DNA segment encodes these proteins:
- the atpB gene encoding F0F1 ATP synthase subunit A: MASEQTTQEYIVHHLTNATMCMTDDGLTTNYGKGLEEAATACQEAGFWVWNIDTLGWSIALGVLFLWLFRRVAKTATTGVPGKTQAFIEMVVEFVNDNVRDSFHGRNNLIAPLGLTIFVWVFLMNLMDLVPVDLLPWAAGQIGAAATGVDPHHVYMKVVPTTDLNLPLALGLGVFVLILFYSIKVKGVGGFVKELTMQPFNHWSMIPVNFILESVTLLARPFSLALRLFGNLYAGELIFILIATLGLWQLPLHFPWAVFHILVIVLQAFIFMMLTIVYLSLAHEDH; this comes from the coding sequence ATGGCATCTGAGCAAACTACACAAGAGTATATTGTCCATCACTTGACCAATGCCACCATGTGTATGACAGACGATGGTCTGACAACAAACTATGGTAAGGGATTGGAAGAAGCCGCCACGGCGTGTCAGGAAGCTGGTTTTTGGGTATGGAATATCGATACCCTGGGCTGGTCAATTGCGTTGGGCGTGTTGTTTTTATGGCTTTTCCGCCGGGTTGCCAAAACAGCAACCACTGGTGTACCGGGCAAAACACAGGCATTTATTGAAATGGTAGTGGAATTTGTGAACGATAATGTTCGCGATTCTTTCCATGGCAGAAATAACCTGATTGCGCCACTGGGATTAACTATCTTTGTCTGGGTTTTTCTTATGAACCTGATGGATTTGGTGCCGGTTGATCTTTTACCCTGGGCCGCAGGTCAGATTGGCGCTGCCGCTACCGGCGTAGATCCACACCATGTGTACATGAAAGTGGTTCCTACTACCGACCTGAACTTGCCGCTGGCGCTGGGTCTGGGCGTATTTGTCCTGATTCTGTTCTATTCCATTAAGGTTAAAGGTGTAGGCGGTTTTGTGAAAGAACTGACGATGCAGCCTTTCAATCATTGGTCAATGATTCCGGTAAACTTCATTCTCGAAAGTGTGACTTTACTGGCTCGACCTTTCTCTCTGGCACTGCGGTTATTCGGTAACCTGTACGCCGGTGAGCTTATCTTCATTCTTATTGCAACCCTGGGCTTATGGCAGTTGCCGTTACACTTCCCGTGGGCTGTATTCCATATTCTGGTCATTGTACTGCAGGCGTTTATTTTCATGATGTTGACCATCGTGTATCTGAGCCTGGCGCACGAAGACCATTAA
- a CDS encoding ATP synthase subunit I, protein MRNTSRTDLAATGKSIAKRAIAVQAIVTVVIAIIAGLVTDTKIGLSVFFGALISLLPNMVFAIFAFRFSGARHNQQVARSFSQGAKVKLALSIILFVIAFNWLNASPLALFAGFAVATVSHWLALLQQHDRQ, encoded by the coding sequence TTGAGAAATACCAGTCGTACTGACCTTGCGGCCACCGGAAAATCTATTGCCAAGCGTGCAATAGCCGTACAGGCCATAGTTACCGTGGTCATCGCGATAATTGCCGGGTTGGTGACAGACACAAAAATCGGGTTATCGGTATTTTTCGGGGCATTGATAAGCTTATTGCCCAACATGGTTTTTGCCATTTTCGCGTTTAGATTTTCCGGGGCACGGCATAATCAGCAGGTTGCCCGAAGTTTTAGCCAGGGAGCAAAGGTTAAACTGGCACTAAGTATTATTTTATTCGTTATTGCATTTAACTGGCTTAATGCCAGTCCGCTGGCACTGTTTGCCGGCTTTGCAGTAGCCACGGTCAGCCACTGGCTGGCCCTGCTTCAACAACATGATCGCCAATAA
- the atpE gene encoding F0F1 ATP synthase subunit C gives MLYIAVALLIGLGALGTAIGFGLLGGKFLESAARQPELAPQLQVKMFIVAGLIDAIAMIGVGIALYLLFAVGA, from the coding sequence ATGTTATACATCGCTGTTGCACTATTAATCGGTCTGGGTGCCCTGGGTACTGCTATTGGTTTTGGTCTGTTGGGTGGTAAATTCCTTGAATCTGCTGCACGTCAACCTGAACTGGCACCTCAACTGCAAGTAAAAATGTTCATCGTAGCGGGTCTGATTGACGCCATCGCGATGATTGGTGTTGGTATCGCCCTATACCTTCTGTTCGCTGTTGGTGCTTAA